The proteins below are encoded in one region of Juglans microcarpa x Juglans regia isolate MS1-56 chromosome 4D, Jm3101_v1.0, whole genome shotgun sequence:
- the LOC121261613 gene encoding probable pectin methyltransferase QUA2: MSRPLHRGASGPRISGSSNDLCDSQMKDKTEKEELDRRGSYHSCLFLKFPFRLLLPDNYTPKYGMAENDFASDSLVVGTQRSRHRLTMLLLKFSLILIVILALTGSFWWAISISTTSRGHIFHGYRRLQEQLVLDLWDVGELSLGSSRLKELEFCSQEFENHVPCFNVSANLALSHSDSNEFDRFCGHEPRQNCLVVPPLNYKIPLRWPTGRDVIWFANVQITAQEVMSSGSLTKRMMMLDEEQISFRSASFMFDGIEDYSHQIAEMIGLRNESNFIRAGVRTILDIGCGYGSFGAHLFSNELLTMCIANYEALGSQVQLTLERGLPAMIGSFISKQLPYPSLSFDMLHCARCGIDWDQKDGIYLIEVDRVLKPGGYFVWTSPDTNFQGVIHTKEHKKMGKFVHDFAENLCWEMLSQQEETIVWKKTSKRNCYSSRKPGLGLSICSKSNDVESPYYRPLQACIGGTQSRRWIPIEERAAWPSRANLNKRELALHGLHLEEYADDTDHWKTAVRNYWSLLSPLIFSDHPKRPGDEDPSPPYNMLRNVLDMNANFGGFNSALLEAKKSVWVMNVVPTNGPNYLPLIMDRGFVGVLHDWCESFPTYPRTYDLVHAAGLLSLEIGEPRRCTTLDLFSELDRLLRPEGWVIFRDTAALIESVRALTTRLKWEARVVEVENNSDERLLICQKPFFKRQAN, from the exons ATGTCCAGGCCTCTGCATAGAGGTGCATCTGGACCACGGATCTCTGGTAGCAGCAATGATTTGTGCGACTctcaaatgaaagataaaacaGAAAAGGAAGAGTTGGATAGAAGAGGTTCTTATCATAGTTGTTTATTCCTGAAGTTTCCTTTCCGGTTACTTCTCCCAGACAATTATACTCCCAAATATGGTATGGCGGAGAATGACTTTGCATCTGATTCCTTGGTCGTTGGAACTCAGCGAAGTAGGCACAGATTGACAATGTTGCTTTTAAAGTTCAGTCTGATATTGATTGTAATTCTTGCACTCACTGGATCCTTTTGGTGGGCGATTTCTATCTCTACAACTTCGAGAGGTCACATATTCCATGGCTATAGGCGACTCCAAGAGCAACTTGTTTTAGACTTGTGGGATGTCGGGGAGCTTTCTCTGGGTTCCTCAAGGTTGAAAGAGTTGGAATTCTGTTCTCAGGAGTTTGAAAATCATGTTCCTTGCTTCAATGTTTCGGCCAATCTTGCTTTGAGCCATTCTGATAGCAATGAATTCGACAGGTTCTGTGGGCATGAACCAAGGCAAAATTGTTTGGTTGTTCCACCACTAAATTACAAGATTCCTCTCAGGTGGCCTACTGGAAGAGATGTCATATGGTTTGCAAATGTCCAAATTACCGCACAGGAGGTAATGTCCTCTGGAAGCTTGACCAAGAG GATGATGATGTTGGACGAAGAGCAGATCTCCTTCCGTTCTGCTTCTTTCATGTTTGATGGCATTGAAGATTACTCGCATCAAATTGCAGAAATGATTGGTCTGCGAAATGAATCCAACTTCATTCGTGCTGGG GTTAGAACCATCCTGGATATAGGATGTGGTTATGGTAGCTTTGGAGCACATCTCTTTTCCAATGAACTCTTAACCATGTGCATTGCAAACTATGAGGCTTTGGGCAGTCAAGTTCAACTCACTCTTGAAAGGGGTCTTCCTGCAATGATTGGTTCCTTTATTTCGAAACAGTTACCATATCCGTCTCTCTCTTTTGATATGTTGCATTGCGCACGATGCGGCATTGATTGGGACCAAAAAG ATGGTATTTACCTGATTGAAGTTGATAGAGTATTAAAACCGGGTGGATACTTCGTCTGGACATCTCCAGATACCAATTTCCAAGGAGTAATCCATACCAAAGAGCATAAAAAAATGGGGAAGTTCGTTCATGATTTTGCAGAAAACCTTTGCTGGGAGATGTTGTCACAACAAGAAGAAACTATTGTATGGAAAAAGACCAGTAAAAGGAATTGTTATAGTTCAAG GAAACCTGGTTTGGGCCTTTCTATATGCAGCAAAAGTAATGATGTCGAGTCTCCATATTATCGACCACTACAGGCTTGCATAGGTGGAACTCAGAGCCGCCGATGGATTCCAATTGAAGAGAGGGCAGCCTGGCCATCGAGAGCTAACTTGAATAAGAGGGAACTTGCTCTCCATG GTCTACACCTGGAAGAATATGCTGATGATACTGATCACTGGAAAACAGCAGTCCGTAACTATTGGTCTCTTCTGTCACCATTAATATTCTCAGATCATCCAAAGAGACCTGGTGATGAGGATCCCTCACCACCTTATAACATGCTTAGAAATGTGCTAGACATGAATGCTAACTTTGGCGGTTTCAATTCTGCATTATTGGAAGCTAAGAAGTCTGTGTGGGTCATGAACGTGGTCCCTACAAATGGACCCAACTATCTTCCCTTGATCATGGATAGGGGTTTTGTAGGTGTATTGCACGATTG GTGTGAATCTTTTCCAACATATCCTAGAACTTATGACTTGGTCCATGCAGCAGGACTTCTATCCCTTGAGATTGGTGAGCCGCGCAGGTGTACCACGCTTGATCTGTTCTCTGAGCTTGATAGATTACTTCGTCCAGAG GGTTGGGTGATATTCCGCGACACTGCTGCCCTTATTGAATCAGTGAGAGCTCTAACGACAAGGCTAAAGTGGGAAGCGCGTGTTGTAGAAGTGGAAAATAACAGTGACGAGAGACTTCTTATTTGCCAGAAACCTTTCTTCAAGAGACAAGCAAACTAA
- the LOC121261614 gene encoding uncharacterized protein LOC121261614 → MAKFSCFILRVGRKKKDKGDAESLENGERKGLQTLQVKIEHPVKSSENEELKLTTFSVAVPYPNNSQCSVKVMSHESPVGVEAAEIAYEGEDEHEEKSSIKRDFSDLDLSAHEDISGDKDSYSRNKNFDLCYSFDPDTQVKDHFDDKIEKESEKGIDMNQNGHVSDPGNTKAEFGRSPKLQRSCSNVETRTVFREMADRLPPSKSQSFEELQELSEKVRENVDTGSPRSETTHFSADRVMLKKHSSSQVLPSRSRRSWWKLFLWSHRNLHNARTLKSSRSLPTSAALKPQGGYSSDTLEPSRVIESSKVASPGSFTGDSLNNNVFKSWDTFHNGVSGLWQANQWVAFPSESSPIARVEEWVKDLEIENPFLGNDSHGNDDGILFPPSTENGRSPARNTTQLIRGRHGINLAAEILHANSIIQSLNSLSTVAHISGIGLKAIPTISSFSSLRSVNLSNNCIVQITPGSLPKGIHTLNLSRNKIGTIEGLRELTRLWVLDLSYNRISRIGHGLSNCTLIKELYLAGNKISDVEGLHRLLKLTVLDLSFNKITTTKALGQLVANYNTLQALNLLGNSIQNNISDDQLRKAVCDLLPKLVYLNKQPIKPQRAREVLTDSVAKAALGGNSSSSSSRKAGKRVSQGRSLSAIGHKSSASIAQKSKNRSKNRTHQNLSLRIAPSAQASSSH, encoded by the exons ATGGCAAAATTTAGCTGCTTCATTTTACGTGttggaaggaagaagaaagataaG GGGGATGCGGAATCCCTGGAAAATGGTGAACGCAAGGGTTTGCAAACCCTGCAAGTCAAGATCGAACACCCGGTGAAATCTTCTGAAAATGAAGAGTTGAAATTGACGACTTTCAGCGTTGCGGTACCGTATCCTAACAACTCTCAGTGCAGCGTCAAGGTTATGAGCCATGAAAGTCCTGTTGGGGTTGAGGCAGCGGAGATAGCTTATGAAGGGGAGGACGAGCATGAAGAGAAGTCCTCTATCAAGAGGGATTTCTCTGACCTCGATCTGTCGGCTCATGAAGATATTTCTGGGGACAAAGATTCATATTCCAGAAACAAAAACTTTGATTTATGCTATTCATTTGATCCTGATACACAGGTGAAAGACCATTTCGATGACAAGATTGAGAAAGAGAGTGAGAAGGGTATTGATATGAATCAAAACGGACATGTTAGTGATCCTGGCAATACAAAAGCAGAGTTTGGGCGTTCCCCAAAACTTCAGCGCTCCTGCTCCAATGTTGAAACAAGGACTGTTTTTAGGGAGATGGCTGATCGGTTGCCTCCTTCTAAGTCGCAGTCTTTTGAAGAGTTGCAGGAGTTATCTGAAAAGGTGAGGGAGAATGTTGACACAGGCAGCCCCAGATCTGAAACGACCCACTTCAGTGCGGACAGGGTGATGTTGAAGAAGCATTCTTCAAGCCAAGTTCTCCCCTCTAGGAGTAGAAGATCGTGGTGGAAATTGTTCCTCTGGAGCCATAGAAACTTGCACAATGCCCGGACCCTGAAATCCTCCCGGTCACTTCCTACTAGTGCTGCTTTGAAACCTCAAGGTGGGTACTCTTCAGATACACTTGAACCGAGTCGAGTTATAGAATCGAGCAAGGTGGCATCACCGGGATCATTTACTGGAGATTCCTTGAACAATAATGTTTTCAAGAGCTGGGATACTTTTCATAACGGAGTTTCTGGTTTGTGGCAAGCGAACCAATGGGTCGCTTTCCCTTCAGAATCGTCCCCCATTGCAAGAGTGGAAGAGTGGGTGAAAGATCTCGAAATCGAAAATCCATTTTTAGGAAATGATAGCCATGGAAATGATGATGGAATTCTCTTCCCCCCCTCTACTGAGAATGGTAGATCACCAGCAAGAAACACAACTCAATTGATCCGTGGGAGGCATGGCATCAATCTGGCGGCAGAGATTTTGCATGCTAATAGTATCATCCAGTCTCTGAATTCATTATCTACTGTGGCTCACATTTCTGGTATTGGCTTAAAAGCTATCCCCACCATTTCAAGCTTCTCCAGTCTTCGATCCGTCAACTTATCAAATAACTGCATAG TCCAAATTACTCCCGGATCTCTTCCAAAGGGCATTCACACACTCAATTTGTCGAGAAACAAGATCGGTACCATTGAAGGACTAAGAGAACTGACTCGACTGTGGGTGCTTGATCTCAGTTACAACCGCATTTCTAGAATTGGACATG GGTTGTCGAACTGTACATTAATCAAGGAGCTCTATCTTGCTGGGAACAAGATTAGTGATGTTGAGGGGCTACATAGGCTATTGAAGTTAACAGTCCTGGACCTCAGCTTCAACAAAATAACGACAACAAAAGCACTGGGCCAGCTCGTAGCCAACTACAACACTCTGCAGGCACTAAATCTTCTGGGGAATTCGATCCAGAACAACATCAGTGATGACCAGCTGCGCAAAGCAGTTTGTGATCTCCTTCCAAAGCTAGTGTACCTGAACAAGCAGCCAATTAAACCACAGAGGGCAAGAGAGGTGCTGACGGACAGTGTAGCCAAAGCTGCACTCGGCGGGAACAGCAGTTCGAGCTCTTCTAGAAAAGCAGGGAAGAGAGTGAGCCAGGGCAGGTCACTTTCTGCCATTGGACATAAGAGCAGTGCAAGTATTGCGCAGAAAAGCAAGAACAGGTCAAAGAACCGAACTCATCAGAACTTATCCCTAAGGATTGCTCCATCTGCACAGGCTTCTTCATCCCATTAG
- the LOC121259601 gene encoding uncharacterized protein LOC121259601 isoform X2: protein MASASVVENLRLEALRLVDLRLLSQPELYSLSLCSSSSSYTSFSNDNDDVLIPKIDRSVFNESAGSRKQTYSRLRLAPRKPHSSSTSAPTRSSSSSFSIPRQIPEPLDEENSQIISILKQLFAAETPSTADADNLVSVPVEFEEFLPDLSCAGLQNVPVQVLSGDSGQEKRKRGRPRKDENRMIERKVALERKAEPNFPVDASATEGENKRKRGRPRKTLNPKIESDQSERNMALLRENVEEKEDEMVMASKKVDVADVAGLGNVEDPYGEELKRRTEGLQTEAELLGFLSGLSGEWWKKSRKKRIVLASDFGHALPKGWRLMLSIKKRASRVWLHCRRYISPNGRQFVSCKEVSSYFLSSSGLQDASQPISDHTDDNYLVAREADHADDVDINLEDGKNADDLIISPPPMTSILTDNEEHDTIKMGEPRIQTGELFKCHKCTMTFDEKNDLVHHLVSSHSDTANRCKSSTSISDNLIIIGEKYECQFCHKIFGERHLYNGHIGIHMGNYEKSVEGSGIIMQKSTDPTPTGVLPSTSMVHELRGIDWAETSIIKSGFGCKAVKADIAVEACSDRDDQALIEEHSENPDKVFSMNNDKLGKVDVVTIVANRCNAGLENETVSTNENKSVCVSFDKTNVFNCIPCGINNCVADNKGSESWSLASPVNERTFVVENNVIKVSFPSVEEQKLEIGSESGLNHKNKTCSGEDIEYKCFASTVEDMKVDDGCKSENSDLVSSFGNHDVGLEDVCATVDISGNTIITVGFGSNHASQNDKAVTSTKQEGSSGSCLVASSWNHQYIVENNANKSSCCTVEAEAPFQGKSFHHHEFAPSLNEHGSHFNNRMTEVPTGAVEELKPDEVRNCKIDEHRYVFKNNICSSTMEELKQDMGLSESGLHSQFGHEQNHDKINNVNKVSCSSIEEAEHKKVKSSWNTKAFLAFGTRAGTDTDVRSTMWGQSSEGSSLVLSGDKQTFSSDNKVTSVCSSTVGEHERCSENLRDGGSMIDLGNQSQSNEDIMAELLWRTAEQNVGQNGVANISSPLVQSSGCFPNLMSSKASSHPEEARVLSYDAEMDQGFNSSYWLKKEALPSLPKVANGHPVRTMCVWCAEEFYLESVNSRMQSGSVGFMCAACNAKFSGQFNVL from the exons ATGGCTTCCGCTTCCGTTGTGGAAAATCTCCGCCTCGAAGCCCTCCGTCTCGTCGACCTCCGTCTCCTCTCCCAACCGGAGCTCTACTCCCTCTCCCTCtgctcctcatcctcctcttaCACCTCCTTCTCCAACGACAACGACGACGTTTTGATCCCCAAAATTGACCGCTCCGTCTTCAACGAATCCGCTGGTAGCCGGAAGCAGACTTACTCTCGTCTCCGCCTCGCCCCTCGTAAGCCCCATTCCTCCTCTACCTCTGCCCCGACCCgttcctcctcatcctccttTTCCATTCCCCGCCAAATCCCCGAACCCCTTGACGAAGAAAACTCCCAAATCATTTCCATTCTTAAACAACTGTTCGCCGCAGAAACTCCCTCCACCGCCGACGCGGATAACCTTGTTTCTGTCCCCGTAGAATTTGAAGAGTTCTTGCCTGATTTATCGTGTGCGGGCTTGCAAAATGTCCCGGTTCAGGTTCTTTCTGGTGATAGTGGACAGGAGAAGCGGAAGCGGGGGCGGCCGCGGAAGGATGAGAATCGGATGATTGAGCGAAAGGTGGCACTGGAACGCAAAGCGGAGCCGAATTTTCCCGTCGATGCGTCTGCCACTGAGGGGGAAAATAAGCGAAAGCGAGGGCGACCGCGTAAGACATTGAATCCAAAGATCGAGAGCGATCAGTCCGAGAGAAATATGGCTCTGCTGCGTGAGAATGTCGAAGAGAAGGAGGACGAGATGGTGATGGCGAGCAAAAAAGTGGATGTGGCGGACGTGGCTGGGTTAGGTAATGTGGAGGACCCGTATGGCGAGGAGCTGAAGAGGAGGACGGAGGGTTTGCAGACCGAGGCGGAGTTGTTAGggtttttgagtgggttgagtGGTGAGTGGTGGAAAAAGAGCAGGAAAAAGAGGATTGTGCTGGCTAGCGATTTCGGCCACGCGTTGCCCAAGGGGTGGAGGCTCATGCTTTCTATCAAAAAGAGGGCCAGCCGTGTATGGTTGCATTGCCGCCGatacataag CCCTAATGGACGGCAGTTTGTGTCGTGCAAGGAAGTCTCTTCATACTTTCTCTCATCTTCTGGACTCCAAGATGCAAGTCAACCAATATCTGACCATACTGATGACAATTACCTGGTGGCCAGGGAAGCTGATCATGCAGAT GATGTTGATATTAACCTTGAAGATGGAAAGAATGCTGATGACCTAATTATCTCACCACCACCCATGACTTCTATATTAACTGATAATGAGGAGCATGACACCATAAAGATGGGGGAGCCAAGGATTCAAACAGGGGAACTTTTCAAATGCCACAAATGCACCATGACatttgatgagaaaaatgatttgGTGCACCATCTGGTATCATCTCACAGCGATACTGCAAATAGGTGTAAATCCAGTACATCTATAAgtgataatttaataattataggTGAAAAATATGAATGCCAGTTCTGTCATAAAATATTTGGCGAGAGGCATCTTTACAATGGCCATATTGGCATCCATATGGGGAACTATGAGAAGAGTGTCGAGGGTTCGGGAATTATCATGCAGAAGAGCACTGATCCTACTCCAACTGGAGTTCTGCCATCGACCTCAATGGTGCATGAATTGAGGGGAATTGACTGGGCAGAAACTTCCATTATCAAATCCGGTTTTGGTTGTAAGGCTGTAAAAGCAGATATTGCCGTTGAGGCTTGCAGTGACAGAGATGACCAAGCATTAATTGAGGAACATAGTGAAAATCCGGATAAAGTTTTCAGtatgaataatgataaattgGGAAAGGTAGATGTGGTTACCATTGTTGCTAATAGATGTAATGCTGGTTTGGAAAATGAAACAGTTTCTACTAACGAGAATAAAAGTGTTTGTGTAtcttttgataaaacaaatgTCTTCAATTGCATTCCCTGTGGAATTAATAACTGTGTTGCAGACAATAAAGGTTCTGAAAGCTGGTCACTTGCTTCTCCCGTAAATGAGAGAACTTTTGTTGTTGAAAACAATGTTATTAAGGTATCTTTCCCATCAGTGGAGGAGCAAAAGCTGGAGATAGGCTCTGAAAGTGGTTTGAATCATAAGAATAAAACATGTAGTGGTGAAGATATCGAGTATAAATGTTTTGCAAGCACAGTGGAAGATATGAAAGTTGATGATGGTTGTAAATCTGAGAATAGTGACTTAGTGTCTAGTTTTGGCAATCATGACGTTGGACTCGAGGATGTTTGTGCTACTGTTGATATCTCTGGGAATACTATAATTACAGTTGGTTTTGGGAGCAATCATGCTTCACAAAATGACAAGGCTGTGACCAGCACTAAGCAAGAAGGGAGTTCAGGAAGCTGTTTAGTTGCTTCATCTTGGAATCACCAATATATTGTTgaaaataatgcaaataagAGTTCCTGCTGCACAGTGGAGGCAGAGGCACCCTTTCAGGGAAAATCGTTTCATCACCATGAATTTGCCCCATCTCTTAATGAGCATGGATCTCATTTTAACAATAGGATGACTGAGGTTCCTACTGGTGCAGTGGAGGAGCTTAAGCCTGATGAAGTCAGAAACTGTAAGATTG ATGAGCAtagatatgtttttaaaaataatatctgCAGTAGCACAATGGAGGAGCTCAAACAGGACATGGGTTTGTCTGAAAGTGGCTTACATAGCCAGTTTGGCCATGAACAGAaccatgataaaataaataatgtgaATAAGGTTTCATGTAGCTCAATAGAGGAGGCCGAGCATAAGAAGGTTAAGAGCTCTTGGAACACTAAGGCATTCCTTGCTTTTGGCACCCGGGCAGGAACGGATACAGATGTGAGAAGCACTATGTGGGGACAAAGTTCTGAAGGATCTTCCCTTGTTCTTTCTGGGGACAAACAGACATTTTCCTCTGATAATAAGGTGACTAGTGTTTGTAGCAGCACAGTGGGGGAGCATGAAAGATGTTCTGAAAATCTTAGGGATGGTGGGTCAATGATTGATCTTGGAAATCAGTCGCAATCAAATGAGGATATCATGGCAGAACTTTTGTGGAGAACCGCAGAGCAAAATGTCGGGCAGAATGGTGTAGCCAATATTTCATCTCCACTTGTGCAATCGTCAGGATGTTTTCCAAATTTAATGTCAAGCAAG GCAAGCTCTCATCCAGAGGAAGCGAGGGTTTTGTCATATGATGCAGAGATGGATCAAGGGTTTAATTCCTCTTATTGGCTTAAAAAGGAAGCTTTGCCTTCATTGCCAAAGGTAGCGAATGGGCATCCGGTCAGGACTATGTGTGTCTGGTGTGCGGAAGAGTTTTATCTCGAATCTGTCAACTCTAGGATGCAATCAGGTTCGGTGGGTTTTATGTGTGCAGCCTGCAATGCTAAATTCTCTGGGCAATTCAATGTACTGTAG
- the LOC121259601 gene encoding uncharacterized protein LOC121259601 isoform X1, with translation MASASVVENLRLEALRLVDLRLLSQPELYSLSLCSSSSSYTSFSNDNDDVLIPKIDRSVFNESAGSRKQTYSRLRLAPRKPHSSSTSAPTRSSSSSFSIPRQIPEPLDEENSQIISILKQLFAAETPSTADADNLVSVPVEFEEFLPDLSCAGLQNVPVQVLSGDSGQEKRKRGRPRKDENRMIERKVALERKAEPNFPVDASATEGENKRKRGRPRKTLNPKIESDQSERNMALLRENVEEKEDEMVMASKKVDVADVAGLGNVEDPYGEELKRRTEGLQTEAELLGFLSGLSGEWWKKSRKKRIVLASDFGHALPKGWRLMLSIKKRASRVWLHCRRYISPNGRQFVSCKEVSSYFLSSSGLQDASQPISDHTDDNYLVAREADHADDVDINLEDGKNADDLIISPPPMTSILTDNEEHDTIKMGEPRIQTGELFKCHKCTMTFDEKNDLVHHLVSSHSDTANRCKSSTSISDNLIIIGEKYECQFCHKIFGERHLYNGHIGIHMGNYEKSVEGSGIIMQKSTDPTPTGVLPSTSMVHELRGIDWAETSIIKSGFGCKAVKADIAVEACSDRDDQALIEEHSENPDKVFSMNNDKLGKVDVVTIVANRCNAGLENETVSTNENKSVCVSFDKTNVFNCIPCGINNCVADNKGSESWSLASPVNERTFVVENNVIKVSFPSVEEQKLEIGSESGLNHKNKTCSGEDIEYKCFASTVEDMKVDDGCKSENSDLVSSFGNHDVGLEDVCATVDISGNTIITVGFGSNHASQNDKAVTSTKQEGSSGSCLVASSWNHQYIVENNANKSSCCTVEAEAPFQGKSFHHHEFAPSLNEHGSHFNNRMTEVPTGAVEELKPDEVRNCKIGELKFAFDCNETEVDVHTTACSGQERCFKGSLLVSSADEHRYVFKNNICSSTMEELKQDMGLSESGLHSQFGHEQNHDKINNVNKVSCSSIEEAEHKKVKSSWNTKAFLAFGTRAGTDTDVRSTMWGQSSEGSSLVLSGDKQTFSSDNKVTSVCSSTVGEHERCSENLRDGGSMIDLGNQSQSNEDIMAELLWRTAEQNVGQNGVANISSPLVQSSGCFPNLMSSKASSHPEEARVLSYDAEMDQGFNSSYWLKKEALPSLPKVANGHPVRTMCVWCAEEFYLESVNSRMQSGSVGFMCAACNAKFSGQFNVL, from the exons ATGGCTTCCGCTTCCGTTGTGGAAAATCTCCGCCTCGAAGCCCTCCGTCTCGTCGACCTCCGTCTCCTCTCCCAACCGGAGCTCTACTCCCTCTCCCTCtgctcctcatcctcctcttaCACCTCCTTCTCCAACGACAACGACGACGTTTTGATCCCCAAAATTGACCGCTCCGTCTTCAACGAATCCGCTGGTAGCCGGAAGCAGACTTACTCTCGTCTCCGCCTCGCCCCTCGTAAGCCCCATTCCTCCTCTACCTCTGCCCCGACCCgttcctcctcatcctccttTTCCATTCCCCGCCAAATCCCCGAACCCCTTGACGAAGAAAACTCCCAAATCATTTCCATTCTTAAACAACTGTTCGCCGCAGAAACTCCCTCCACCGCCGACGCGGATAACCTTGTTTCTGTCCCCGTAGAATTTGAAGAGTTCTTGCCTGATTTATCGTGTGCGGGCTTGCAAAATGTCCCGGTTCAGGTTCTTTCTGGTGATAGTGGACAGGAGAAGCGGAAGCGGGGGCGGCCGCGGAAGGATGAGAATCGGATGATTGAGCGAAAGGTGGCACTGGAACGCAAAGCGGAGCCGAATTTTCCCGTCGATGCGTCTGCCACTGAGGGGGAAAATAAGCGAAAGCGAGGGCGACCGCGTAAGACATTGAATCCAAAGATCGAGAGCGATCAGTCCGAGAGAAATATGGCTCTGCTGCGTGAGAATGTCGAAGAGAAGGAGGACGAGATGGTGATGGCGAGCAAAAAAGTGGATGTGGCGGACGTGGCTGGGTTAGGTAATGTGGAGGACCCGTATGGCGAGGAGCTGAAGAGGAGGACGGAGGGTTTGCAGACCGAGGCGGAGTTGTTAGggtttttgagtgggttgagtGGTGAGTGGTGGAAAAAGAGCAGGAAAAAGAGGATTGTGCTGGCTAGCGATTTCGGCCACGCGTTGCCCAAGGGGTGGAGGCTCATGCTTTCTATCAAAAAGAGGGCCAGCCGTGTATGGTTGCATTGCCGCCGatacataag CCCTAATGGACGGCAGTTTGTGTCGTGCAAGGAAGTCTCTTCATACTTTCTCTCATCTTCTGGACTCCAAGATGCAAGTCAACCAATATCTGACCATACTGATGACAATTACCTGGTGGCCAGGGAAGCTGATCATGCAGAT GATGTTGATATTAACCTTGAAGATGGAAAGAATGCTGATGACCTAATTATCTCACCACCACCCATGACTTCTATATTAACTGATAATGAGGAGCATGACACCATAAAGATGGGGGAGCCAAGGATTCAAACAGGGGAACTTTTCAAATGCCACAAATGCACCATGACatttgatgagaaaaatgatttgGTGCACCATCTGGTATCATCTCACAGCGATACTGCAAATAGGTGTAAATCCAGTACATCTATAAgtgataatttaataattataggTGAAAAATATGAATGCCAGTTCTGTCATAAAATATTTGGCGAGAGGCATCTTTACAATGGCCATATTGGCATCCATATGGGGAACTATGAGAAGAGTGTCGAGGGTTCGGGAATTATCATGCAGAAGAGCACTGATCCTACTCCAACTGGAGTTCTGCCATCGACCTCAATGGTGCATGAATTGAGGGGAATTGACTGGGCAGAAACTTCCATTATCAAATCCGGTTTTGGTTGTAAGGCTGTAAAAGCAGATATTGCCGTTGAGGCTTGCAGTGACAGAGATGACCAAGCATTAATTGAGGAACATAGTGAAAATCCGGATAAAGTTTTCAGtatgaataatgataaattgGGAAAGGTAGATGTGGTTACCATTGTTGCTAATAGATGTAATGCTGGTTTGGAAAATGAAACAGTTTCTACTAACGAGAATAAAAGTGTTTGTGTAtcttttgataaaacaaatgTCTTCAATTGCATTCCCTGTGGAATTAATAACTGTGTTGCAGACAATAAAGGTTCTGAAAGCTGGTCACTTGCTTCTCCCGTAAATGAGAGAACTTTTGTTGTTGAAAACAATGTTATTAAGGTATCTTTCCCATCAGTGGAGGAGCAAAAGCTGGAGATAGGCTCTGAAAGTGGTTTGAATCATAAGAATAAAACATGTAGTGGTGAAGATATCGAGTATAAATGTTTTGCAAGCACAGTGGAAGATATGAAAGTTGATGATGGTTGTAAATCTGAGAATAGTGACTTAGTGTCTAGTTTTGGCAATCATGACGTTGGACTCGAGGATGTTTGTGCTACTGTTGATATCTCTGGGAATACTATAATTACAGTTGGTTTTGGGAGCAATCATGCTTCACAAAATGACAAGGCTGTGACCAGCACTAAGCAAGAAGGGAGTTCAGGAAGCTGTTTAGTTGCTTCATCTTGGAATCACCAATATATTGTTgaaaataatgcaaataagAGTTCCTGCTGCACAGTGGAGGCAGAGGCACCCTTTCAGGGAAAATCGTTTCATCACCATGAATTTGCCCCATCTCTTAATGAGCATGGATCTCATTTTAACAATAGGATGACTGAGGTTCCTACTGGTGCAGTGGAGGAGCTTAAGCCTGATGAAGTCAGAAACTGTAAGATTGGTGAATTAAAATTTGCTTTTGACTGTAATGAAACTGAAGTTGATGTACATACTACCGCTTGCAGTGGGCAGGAAAGATGTTTTAAAGGCTCTTTACTTGTTTCATCTGCAGATGAGCAtagatatgtttttaaaaataatatctgCAGTAGCACAATGGAGGAGCTCAAACAGGACATGGGTTTGTCTGAAAGTGGCTTACATAGCCAGTTTGGCCATGAACAGAaccatgataaaataaataatgtgaATAAGGTTTCATGTAGCTCAATAGAGGAGGCCGAGCATAAGAAGGTTAAGAGCTCTTGGAACACTAAGGCATTCCTTGCTTTTGGCACCCGGGCAGGAACGGATACAGATGTGAGAAGCACTATGTGGGGACAAAGTTCTGAAGGATCTTCCCTTGTTCTTTCTGGGGACAAACAGACATTTTCCTCTGATAATAAGGTGACTAGTGTTTGTAGCAGCACAGTGGGGGAGCATGAAAGATGTTCTGAAAATCTTAGGGATGGTGGGTCAATGATTGATCTTGGAAATCAGTCGCAATCAAATGAGGATATCATGGCAGAACTTTTGTGGAGAACCGCAGAGCAAAATGTCGGGCAGAATGGTGTAGCCAATATTTCATCTCCACTTGTGCAATCGTCAGGATGTTTTCCAAATTTAATGTCAAGCAAG GCAAGCTCTCATCCAGAGGAAGCGAGGGTTTTGTCATATGATGCAGAGATGGATCAAGGGTTTAATTCCTCTTATTGGCTTAAAAAGGAAGCTTTGCCTTCATTGCCAAAGGTAGCGAATGGGCATCCGGTCAGGACTATGTGTGTCTGGTGTGCGGAAGAGTTTTATCTCGAATCTGTCAACTCTAGGATGCAATCAGGTTCGGTGGGTTTTATGTGTGCAGCCTGCAATGCTAAATTCTCTGGGCAATTCAATGTACTGTAG